Proteins found in one Drosophila innubila isolate TH190305 chromosome X, UK_Dinn_1.0, whole genome shotgun sequence genomic segment:
- the LOC117787139 gene encoding glycine-rich cell wall structural protein, whose protein sequence is MKIFGITLAVLLVVALATPGEATFGKLGLVLGGAGGGGGYGSAYPYSAAGYGGGYGGGYGGGYGGGYGGGYGYGGGYGSGYGNENVVKVIKVSVLPTGGYGGSYGGGYGGGYGGGYAGTIGGGYGGFVGAAPAISTSAVVTPVVTSVATPVLAGGGAGYVGGIAGGYGGFGGAGAALPASYGFGAGYGAGGGFGLGFGAPAALGGGGWC, encoded by the coding sequence ATGAAGATCTTTGGAATAACTCTGGCTGTACTTTTGGTGGTTGCTCTGGCGACACCTGGCGAGGCCACCTTTGGCAAACTGGGTCTGGTTCTGGGTGGTGcaggcggtggtggtggctaCGGCAGTGCTTATCCATATTCTGCTGCTGGCTACGGCGGTGGCTACGGCGGTGGCTACGGCGGTGGTTACGGCGGTGGTTACGGCGGTGGCTACGGCTATGGTGGTGGCTACGGATCTGGCTATGGCAACGAGAATGTGGTCAAGGTAATCAAGGtctcagtgctgccaactggTGGCTATGGAGGAAGCTACGGCGGTGGTTACGGCGGTGGCTACGGCGGTGGTTATGCTGGCACCATTGGCGGTGGTTATGGTGGCTTCGTTGGTGCCGCACCTGCCATTTCCACATCGGCTGTGGTTACACCTGTGGTCACATCTGTGGCAACGCCTGTTTTAGCTGGCGGTGGTGCTGGCTATGTTGGTGGCATTGCTGGTGGCTACGGTGGTTTTGGTGGTGCAGGTGCTGCACTGCCAGCTTCCTATGGATTTGGCGCTGGTTATGGCGCCGGCGGTGGCTTTGGACTTGGCTTTGGTGCGCCTGCAGCTCTCGGCGGTGGCGGTTGGTGCTAG
- the LOC117794354 gene encoding probable tubulin polyglutamylase TTLL1, with product MKSRLKKSKKNSSSMSNHSYSNNNNSSGNCKADVAVASSSSKSKIPVQIFGLVSKDRPWPRKERHCVFYSTDCDKTALINNFQKRGWQKVPAFDGEWNLYWACSQNCRYIFGVDHPYRMRSDQMINHFPNSMELSRKDLLVKNIKRYRKDLERKGDALAETLPIHTKLGIGGTRYMHLDIIPMTFVLPSDYNLFVEQFHKNPASTWIVKPSDKSQGVGIYLINKLSKLKRFAYEARTFYPHFHRDTCVISKYIDNPLLIGGKKFDLRLYVLVTTFNPIKAYLYNEGFCRFCTQRYDQTEIDNVFMHLTNVSIQKNNKEYNTIHGGKWSMQNLCLYLDSIRGEGVSEQLYRRIKETIRHSLDAVAPVMANDRHCFEVYGYDIIIDNNLKPWLIEINTSPSIHSTTKNDCTLKTRLIDNVLDVVIPPSGMPDERWSKTPSKESLKNFTLLTPVVLPKTRTPTAATAAATSTTTRATVATRTFSQRRAKNLVKRLVVAAMPITAHSPKLSKKMAQLKKSTDCKKLKSLTKRGVQIAGLSKRVSK from the exons ATGAAAAGTCGTTTgaagaaatcaaaaaagaaTAGTAGTAGTATGAGCAATcacagctacagcaacaataacaacagcagcggcaattGTAAAgctgatgttgcagttgcaagcagcagcagtaaatCGAAGATTCCGGTACAGATCTTTGGATTAGTATCGAAAGATCGACCCTGGCCGCGCAAGGAACGCCATTGTGTATTCTATAGCACAGACTGTGATAAAACGGCGCTGATAAACAATTTCCAGAAACGAGGCTGGCAGAAAGTGCCAGCCTTTGATGGTGAATGGAATCTGTATTGGGCATGCTCCCAGAATTGTCGCTACATATTTGGAGTCGATCATCCCTATCGCATGCGATCCGATCA AATGATCAATCATTTTCCCAATTCGATGGAACTGTCACGCAAGGATCTGCTGGTGAAGAACATAAAGCGATATCGCAAGGATTTGGAACGCAAAGGCGATGCACTGGCCGAGACACTACCAATCCATACAAAACTCGGAATTGGTGGTACACGCTATATGCATTTGGATATAATTCCAATGACCTTTGTACTGCCCTCCGATTACAATCTGTTTGTGGagcaatttcataaaaatccgGCCAGCACATGGATCGTTAAGCCCTCGGATAAGTCACAGGGTGTTGGCATCTATTTGATAAACAAACTGTCCAAGCTTAAAAGATTTGCATACGAGGCGCGCACCTTCTATCCGCATTTCCATCGCGACACGTGTGTCATCTCCAAGTATATCGATAACCCACTGCTCATTGGTGGCAAGAAGTTTGATCTGAGACTTTACGTACTGGTCACCACATTTAACCCCATCAAGGCGTATCTGTATAACGAGGGCTTCTGTCGCTTTTGTACCCAGAGATACGATCAAACTGAGATCGATAATGTTTTCATGCATCTCACAAATGTTAGCATACAGAAGAATAAT AAAGAGTATAATACTATACACGGTGGCAAATGGTCGATGCAGAACCTTTGCCTCTATTTGGATAGCATACGGGGGGAAGGAGTTTCCGAGCAACTCTATCGGCGCATTAAGGAGACCATACGTCACTCTCTGGACGCTGTTGCGCCAGTGATGGCAAATGATCGACATTGCTTTGAGGTCTATGGCTATGACATTATTATCGATAACAATCTAAAGCCTTGGCTTATCGAGATCAACACATCCCCATCGATACATTCAACCACCAAAAACGATTGCACACTGAAGACGCGACTTATTGATAATGTTTTAGATGTTGTAATACCGCCCAGTGGAATGCCCGA TGAACGCTGGTCCAAAACACCCAGCAAGGAGTCCCTGAAGAACTTTACGCTACTGACTCCAGTTGTGCTGCCCAAGACACGAACGCCAACAGCCGctacagcagctgcaacatcaacaacaacaagagcgacGGTAGCAACAAGAACATTTAGTCAAAGGAGGGCCAAGAATCTGGTAAAGCGTTTAGTGGTCGCTGCAATGCCAATTACAGCACACAGTCCAAAACTATCGAAGAAGATGGCGCAGTTGAAAAAGTCAACCGATtgcaagaaattaaaatcGTTAACAAAACGTGGCGTTCAAATTGCAGGGTTATCGAAACGTGTGTCGAAATAA